One genomic region from Conexibacter woesei DSM 14684 encodes:
- a CDS encoding CocE/NonD family hydrolase, whose amino-acid sequence MRIPRIAATLLACAAAVAVPATAASAADPDPVTSAQYVTMRDGVRIAVDVTLPAGLPAGKRIGAVVEATRYHRADEGAGVSGSARFWTAAGYALVDVDARGTGASFGSRSGEWSRAEVRDYDELLDWIAEQPWSNGRAGAVGTSYSGNTAELMASLGNEHLRAVAPLFPDYDVYEDLAMPGGVRNSMMLDTWLSLTRALDEIDGAACDFGRLTGQSCEEAAAGLGTVKPVDGPDGPALRAAAIRDHQRSLDLPRAVARMGFKDDRGSGFRWSDGSGYAHRRATERGGVPMLTAASWLDAGTANGSLARLLSLDVPQEAYIGAWSHGASFTTDPFRPANERGSFERAELMGRVKAFFDRYVQRGERPRPGRALRYATLGERAWRTTASWPLRGTRTARWYLRAGSALARERPSERRAADRHRPDPRASSGGGRWKTQLGGADVVYPDRRKEDRRLLTYTSPPLARATHVAGLARVTLQLASSRPDGTLIAYLEDVAPNGRVTYLTEGQLRLASRAVARRDAPHRLLRTPRTFARGDARPMAPGRVEPVVLDLLPTSARIAAGHRLRIAIAGADAGLFAQLPADGNVTYTVRRDRAKPSYVDVPVAP is encoded by the coding sequence CAGGATCGCCGTCGACGTCACGCTGCCGGCCGGGCTGCCGGCCGGGAAGCGGATCGGCGCCGTCGTCGAGGCGACCCGCTACCACCGCGCCGACGAGGGCGCCGGCGTCTCCGGCTCGGCCCGCTTCTGGACCGCCGCCGGCTACGCGCTCGTCGACGTCGACGCACGCGGCACCGGCGCGTCGTTCGGCTCGCGCAGCGGCGAGTGGTCGCGCGCGGAGGTGCGCGACTACGACGAACTGCTCGACTGGATCGCGGAGCAGCCGTGGTCCAACGGCCGCGCCGGCGCGGTCGGCACCTCCTACTCCGGCAACACCGCCGAGCTGATGGCCTCGCTCGGCAACGAGCACCTGCGCGCCGTCGCCCCGCTGTTCCCCGACTACGACGTCTACGAGGACCTCGCGATGCCGGGCGGCGTCCGCAACAGCATGATGCTCGACACGTGGCTGTCGCTGACGCGTGCGCTCGACGAGATCGACGGCGCCGCCTGCGACTTCGGCAGGCTCACCGGACAGTCGTGCGAGGAGGCGGCCGCGGGCCTCGGGACGGTCAAGCCGGTCGACGGGCCCGACGGGCCGGCGCTGCGCGCGGCGGCGATCCGCGACCACCAGCGCAGCCTCGACCTGCCCAGAGCGGTCGCGCGGATGGGCTTCAAGGACGATCGCGGCAGCGGCTTCCGCTGGAGCGACGGCTCGGGCTACGCCCACCGCCGCGCGACAGAACGCGGCGGCGTGCCGATGCTGACGGCAGCCAGCTGGCTCGACGCCGGCACCGCCAACGGCTCGCTCGCGCGGCTGCTCTCGCTCGACGTGCCGCAGGAGGCGTACATCGGCGCGTGGAGCCACGGCGCCTCGTTCACGACCGACCCGTTCCGGCCGGCGAACGAGCGCGGCAGCTTCGAGCGCGCCGAGCTGATGGGCCGCGTGAAGGCGTTCTTCGACCGCTACGTCCAGCGCGGCGAACGCCCGCGCCCCGGCCGCGCGCTTCGCTACGCGACACTCGGCGAGAGAGCGTGGCGGACGACGGCGAGCTGGCCGCTGCGCGGCACCCGAACCGCCCGCTGGTACCTGCGCGCCGGCAGCGCGCTGGCGCGCGAGCGGCCGTCCGAGCGGCGCGCCGCCGACCGCCACCGGCCCGACCCGCGCGCGAGCAGCGGCGGCGGGCGCTGGAAGACGCAGCTCGGCGGCGCCGACGTCGTCTATCCCGACCGCCGCAAGGAGGACCGCCGGCTGTTGACGTACACGAGCCCGCCGCTGGCGCGCGCGACCCACGTCGCGGGGCTCGCCAGAGTCACGCTCCAGCTCGCCTCCAGCCGCCCCGACGGGACACTGATCGCCTACCTCGAGGACGTCGCGCCGAACGGGCGCGTGACCTACCTGACCGAGGGTCAGCTGCGGCTCGCCAGCCGCGCCGTCGCCCGCCGCGACGCGCCGCACCGCCTGCTGCGCACGCCGCGCACGTTCGCGCGCGGCGACGCGCGGCCGATGGCCCCCGGCCGCGTCGAGCCGGTCGTGCTCGACCTGCTGCCGACGTCGGCGCGGATCGCCGCCGGCCACCGGCTGCGGATCGCGATCGCCGGCGCCGACGCGGGCCTGTTCGCACAGCTGCCGGCTGACGGGAACGTGACGTACACAGTCCGCCGCGACCGTGCGAAGCCGTCATACGTGGACGTGCCCGTCGCCCCGTAG
- a CDS encoding histidine kinase, translated as MHECSPGRRLDLLLAGALLVLGQLEVALRGTGGSQAAAHVLWAAAAVAVLWRRAHPLLFFGGAMVVHALASIVDLAPHLAAIYALYTPLALFGLGAYVRDPRRAAAAAVLGLAGVMGVRLGLDLTGALPDRSADEWLREAGIFAPAAAGGVILRDRTEALRSARERVRAAASGAAAVDLALTIERTRIARELHAVVSGCVRAVLDEIAVARSTLAAANGTARAALGRARRASQQAMSEMRRMLVLLRSEAPPPLRDAAGVPASLRELALRESHGDPIAVRRAHAGVPAPEEPMPPGAMRVLVALAELPGCARIGIERGAGVVRASARIVGPLDAARVEALAERARLAGGRLRRGRLCRRRLSIVLPTDPHEPPAPRYRHAWVRVVPLLRAQGIPLLLLAVELGEALLAAGRPAEFYGTATVPERVAGAVAISLAFLPRRRWPVATVLAVVAIAGVRSVGFDEAFGLNPPLFLAAFVAGAYARPLWLAALAGVATAGGGVVIVGLLFSWDWQLYTPSVYLFFVTMVAAAWITGVGGRRRLAEAAELRALAAEEERLQAAAIARTVNAERLRVARELHDLVGHGLTSITLQCAVADQLLDVRPADAAVALTAVAEVGEEVVRELHQLLAALDGSRNGRERREAATPPLARLTELARRAQAQGLAVRLELAGDLDALPAGHAGAAYRIVQEALTNARKHGGAVAVGARVAHEPGRLAIEVRNPLVAAVPAGADSLPPVGAPAGLRHAASADPLTPVGSGLGLTGMRERVRLYDGRLTAGLDADGDWVVRAELPVPA; from the coding sequence ATGCACGAGTGCTCGCCGGGCCGGCGGCTCGACCTCCTGCTCGCCGGCGCGCTGCTCGTGCTGGGGCAGCTGGAGGTCGCGCTGCGCGGGACCGGCGGAAGCCAGGCCGCGGCCCACGTCCTGTGGGCCGCGGCAGCCGTCGCGGTGCTGTGGCGCCGCGCCCACCCGCTGCTGTTCTTCGGCGGGGCGATGGTCGTCCACGCGCTCGCGTCGATCGTCGACCTCGCGCCGCACCTCGCCGCGATCTACGCGCTCTACACGCCGCTCGCGCTGTTCGGGCTCGGCGCCTACGTGCGCGACCCGCGCCGCGCCGCCGCGGCCGCGGTGCTCGGCCTCGCCGGCGTCATGGGCGTGCGGCTCGGGCTCGACCTGACCGGCGCGCTGCCCGACCGCAGCGCCGACGAGTGGCTGCGCGAGGCCGGGATCTTCGCGCCAGCCGCGGCCGGCGGGGTGATCCTGCGCGACCGCACCGAGGCGCTGCGCTCCGCCCGCGAGCGGGTGCGCGCCGCCGCGAGCGGCGCGGCCGCCGTCGACCTCGCGCTGACGATCGAGCGGACGCGGATCGCGCGCGAGCTGCACGCGGTCGTCTCCGGCTGCGTGCGCGCCGTGCTCGACGAGATCGCGGTCGCGCGCTCGACGCTCGCGGCGGCGAACGGCACGGCGCGGGCCGCACTCGGCCGCGCGCGGCGGGCAAGCCAGCAGGCGATGAGCGAGATGCGGCGGATGCTCGTGCTGCTGCGCAGCGAGGCGCCACCGCCGCTGCGCGACGCGGCCGGCGTGCCGGCGTCGCTGCGCGAGCTGGCGCTACGCGAGTCGCATGGCGACCCGATCGCGGTCCGGCGTGCGCACGCGGGCGTGCCCGCGCCCGAGGAGCCGATGCCGCCGGGCGCGATGCGGGTGCTGGTCGCGCTGGCGGAGCTGCCCGGCTGCGCCCGGATCGGGATCGAGCGCGGCGCGGGCGTCGTGCGCGCGAGCGCGCGGATCGTCGGCCCGCTCGACGCGGCGCGCGTCGAGGCACTGGCCGAGCGCGCGCGGCTCGCCGGCGGCAGGCTGCGGCGCGGACGGCTGTGCCGCCGCCGGCTGTCGATCGTGCTGCCGACCGACCCGCACGAGCCGCCCGCGCCGCGGTACCGCCACGCGTGGGTGCGCGTCGTGCCGCTGCTGAGAGCGCAGGGGATCCCGCTGCTGCTGCTGGCGGTCGAGCTGGGCGAGGCGCTGCTCGCGGCCGGCCGCCCGGCTGAGTTCTACGGCACCGCGACGGTGCCCGAGCGCGTCGCGGGGGCGGTCGCGATCTCGCTCGCGTTCCTGCCGCGGCGCCGCTGGCCGGTCGCGACGGTGCTCGCCGTCGTCGCGATCGCGGGCGTCCGCAGCGTCGGCTTCGACGAGGCGTTCGGGCTCAACCCGCCGCTGTTCCTGGCGGCGTTCGTCGCCGGCGCCTACGCGCGGCCGCTGTGGCTCGCCGCGCTCGCGGGCGTCGCGACCGCGGGCGGCGGCGTCGTGATCGTCGGGCTGCTGTTCAGCTGGGACTGGCAGCTGTACACCCCGAGCGTCTACCTCTTCTTCGTGACGATGGTGGCGGCGGCGTGGATCACCGGCGTCGGCGGCCGGCGGCGGCTCGCCGAGGCGGCGGAGCTGCGCGCGCTGGCGGCGGAGGAGGAGCGGCTGCAGGCGGCGGCGATCGCGCGGACCGTCAACGCGGAGCGGCTGCGCGTCGCGCGCGAGCTGCACGACCTCGTCGGCCACGGGCTGACGTCGATCACGCTCCAGTGCGCCGTCGCCGACCAGCTGCTCGACGTGCGCCCGGCCGACGCGGCGGTCGCGCTGACGGCGGTTGCCGAGGTCGGCGAGGAGGTCGTGCGCGAGCTGCACCAGCTGCTCGCCGCGCTCGACGGCAGCCGCAACGGCCGCGAGCGGCGGGAGGCGGCGACGCCGCCGCTGGCGCGGCTGACGGAGCTGGCGCGGCGGGCGCAGGCGCAGGGGCTCGCGGTCCGGCTCGAACTGGCGGGCGACCTCGACGCGCTCCCGGCCGGGCACGCGGGCGCGGCCTACCGGATCGTCCAGGAGGCGCTGACGAACGCGCGCAAGCACGGCGGCGCGGTGGCGGTCGGCGCGCGTGTCGCGCACGAGCCCGGACGGCTCGCGATCGAGGTGCGCAACCCGCTCGTGGCGGCCGTGCCGGCGGGCGCGGACTCGCTGCCGCCCGTCGGCGCGCCTGCGGGGCTGCGGCATGCCGCGAGCGCTGACCCGCTCACGCCCGTCGGCTCCGGGCTCGGCCTCACCGGAATGCGCGAGCGCGTGCGGCTCTACGACGGCCGGCTGACGGCGGGGCTCGACGCGGACGGCGACTGGGTCGTCCGCGCCGAGCTGCCCGTCCCGGCCTGA
- a CDS encoding PASTA domain-containing protein: MRRTSVFRAVLLALLLALAVSGTASAGQLTNEGGWWVFRAAPGERNDFRASVAQLGRAGYLQFNDTGVTLGALGPGCYREDFERDDLGTQRCPIAGTVGIRAELGDGDDWGIVGDDLPGIPVVFDGGPGNDRLNGPLRGVGVTFSGGDGTDELDGGDLGDVLDGGPGNDRVEGDGGNDVVRGGDGDDLVEGDSLSVGSDTIDGGPGYDRSEADWIQQGASAGLAISIDGVANDGHPGENDNVVDLEEVTLTQPAGFVAGGAGVRVRIYNHGQGSSNVAGGPGADNIRTHDYNDTIDGKGGDDTIEGGYGDDTITGGPGKDSINAEAGTGSCNFLVCRVGGGNDTIQVRDGEVDSVVCGVGTDTVVADANDTIAADCENVDRGTPPTRRPTPTRRPTPRRAPAKACVVPKVKAGSKLPAVKKALAKRGCGAKTKKVRSAKVRKGRVVKLSHKAGKRLAHKKAVTVFVSRGRR; this comes from the coding sequence ATGAGACGAACTTCTGTATTTCGAGCTGTTCTGCTCGCGCTGCTGCTGGCGCTCGCCGTCAGCGGCACCGCCTCGGCCGGGCAGCTCACCAACGAGGGCGGCTGGTGGGTCTTCCGCGCCGCGCCCGGTGAGAGAAACGACTTCCGCGCCTCGGTCGCGCAGCTGGGGAGAGCGGGCTACCTGCAGTTCAACGACACGGGCGTCACGCTCGGCGCGCTCGGTCCCGGCTGCTACCGCGAGGACTTCGAGAGAGACGACCTCGGGACGCAGCGCTGCCCGATCGCCGGCACCGTGGGCATCCGCGCCGAGCTGGGCGACGGCGACGACTGGGGCATCGTCGGCGACGACCTGCCGGGCATCCCGGTCGTCTTCGACGGCGGCCCCGGCAACGACAGACTCAACGGCCCGCTGCGCGGCGTCGGCGTCACCTTCTCCGGCGGCGACGGCACCGACGAGCTCGACGGCGGCGACCTCGGCGACGTGCTCGACGGCGGCCCCGGCAACGACAGAGTCGAGGGCGACGGCGGCAACGACGTCGTCCGCGGCGGCGACGGCGACGACCTCGTCGAGGGCGACAGCCTCTCGGTCGGCTCCGACACGATCGACGGCGGTCCCGGCTATGACCGCTCCGAGGCCGACTGGATCCAGCAGGGCGCCAGCGCCGGCCTCGCGATCTCGATCGACGGCGTCGCCAACGACGGCCATCCCGGCGAGAACGACAACGTCGTCGACCTCGAGGAGGTCACGCTCACGCAGCCGGCCGGCTTCGTCGCCGGCGGCGCGGGCGTGAGAGTCAGAATCTACAACCACGGCCAGGGCTCCTCGAACGTCGCGGGCGGCCCCGGCGCCGACAACATCCGCACGCACGACTACAACGACACGATCGACGGCAAGGGCGGCGACGACACGATCGAGGGCGGCTACGGCGACGACACGATCACCGGCGGCCCCGGCAAGGACTCGATCAACGCCGAGGCCGGCACCGGCTCGTGCAACTTCCTCGTCTGCCGCGTCGGCGGCGGCAACGACACGATCCAGGTCCGCGACGGCGAGGTCGACAGCGTCGTCTGCGGCGTCGGCACCGACACCGTCGTGGCCGATGCGAACGACACGATCGCGGCCGACTGCGAGAACGTCGACCGCGGCACCCCGCCGACGAGAAGACCGACTCCGACGAGAAGACCGACGCCGAGAAGAGCTCCCGCCAAGGCCTGCGTCGTCCCGAAGGTGAAGGCGGGCTCGAAGCTGCCGGCCGTCAAGAAGGCGCTTGCCAAGCGCGGCTGCGGTGCGAAGACGAAGAAGGTCAGATCCGCGAAGGTCCGCAAGGGGCGCGTCGTGAAGCTCTCGCACAAGGCGGGCAAGCGGCTCGCGCACAAGAAGGCAGTGACCGTGTTCGTCTCGCGCGGTCGCCGCTGA
- the zwf gene encoding glucose-6-phosphate dehydrogenase has translation MALPDPHVIVLFGATGDLARRKLLPGLLRLYRAGLMPPDFRIVGTSLDPFDDASFRALAREAVEQFPRSGSGVDDASSWAEFSRRLSFVPGTAGPGALADRVHAARSELGGGRLLHYLSVPPSAARAVVRELGDTGLSEGARIVMEKPFGTDLASAQELNGALHGVFAEQQIFRIDHFLGKEAAQNILALRFANGLFEPIWNRQHIDHVLIEVPETLSIGMRGSFYEGTGAYRDMVVTHLFQVLAFVAMEPPTALEPRAITEEKNKVFRSLKPLDPACVVRGQYDGYRDEPGVAADSETETYVALRAEIDNWRWSGVPFYLRTGKRMADSGRIISIAYHEPPHGMFPAGSGVGSFGPDHMTFDLDEASRLSLSFYGKRPGPGMRLEKASMQFSLEETGLGHDVLEAYERLIHDAMMGDHTLFTTADGIERLWEVSAPLLADPPPLEPYPPGSWGPPSQDELIAPHRWRLPFERKWRSNAVR, from the coding sequence ATGGCGCTCCCCGATCCCCACGTCATCGTCCTGTTCGGCGCGACCGGGGACCTGGCGAGACGCAAGCTGCTGCCGGGCCTGCTGCGGCTCTACCGCGCCGGGTTGATGCCGCCGGACTTCCGCATCGTCGGCACGTCGCTGGACCCGTTCGACGACGCGAGCTTCCGCGCCCTCGCTCGCGAGGCGGTCGAGCAGTTCCCGCGCAGCGGCAGCGGCGTCGACGACGCCAGCTCGTGGGCGGAGTTCTCGCGGCGGCTGAGCTTCGTGCCTGGCACCGCCGGGCCGGGCGCGCTGGCCGACCGCGTGCACGCCGCGCGCTCGGAGCTGGGCGGCGGGCGCCTCCTGCACTACCTCAGCGTGCCGCCGAGCGCCGCCCGCGCGGTCGTCAGAGAGCTCGGCGACACCGGCCTCTCCGAGGGCGCGCGGATCGTGATGGAGAAGCCGTTCGGGACCGATCTGGCGAGCGCGCAGGAGCTCAACGGCGCGCTGCACGGGGTCTTCGCCGAGCAGCAGATCTTCCGCATCGACCACTTCCTCGGCAAGGAGGCGGCGCAGAACATACTCGCGCTGCGCTTCGCCAACGGCCTGTTCGAGCCGATCTGGAACCGCCAGCACATCGACCACGTGCTGATCGAGGTGCCCGAGACGCTGTCGATCGGCATGCGCGGGTCGTTCTACGAAGGCACCGGCGCCTACCGCGACATGGTCGTGACGCACCTCTTCCAGGTGCTGGCGTTCGTCGCGATGGAGCCGCCGACGGCGCTGGAGCCGCGCGCTATCACGGAGGAGAAGAACAAGGTCTTCCGCTCGCTCAAGCCGCTGGACCCGGCGTGCGTCGTGCGCGGCCAGTACGACGGCTATCGCGACGAGCCCGGCGTCGCGGCCGACTCCGAGACCGAGACGTACGTCGCGCTGAGAGCGGAGATCGACAATTGGCGCTGGTCGGGCGTGCCGTTCTACCTGCGCACGGGCAAGCGGATGGCGGACAGCGGGCGGATCATCTCGATCGCCTACCACGAGCCGCCGCACGGGATGTTCCCGGCCGGCTCCGGCGTCGGCTCGTTCGGCCCCGACCACATGACGTTCGACCTCGACGAGGCGTCACGCCTGTCGCTCTCGTTCTACGGCAAGCGGCCCGGCCCGGGGATGCGGCTGGAGAAGGCGAGCATGCAGTTCTCGCTGGAGGAGACGGGGCTCGGCCACGACGTGCTGGAGGCGTACGAGCGCCTGATCCACGACGCGATGATGGGCGACCACACGCTCTTCACGACCGCCGACGGCATCGAGCGGCTCTGGGAGGTGTCGGCACCCCTGCTCGCCGACCCGCCGCCGCTGGAGCCCTACCCGCCCGGCTCATGGGGCCCACCCTCTCAGGACGAGCTGATCGCTCCCCACCGCTGGCGTCTGCCGTTCGAGCGCAAGTGGCGCTCGAACGCCGTTCGTTGA
- a CDS encoding slipin family protein: MTIVLVVLVVLLVCAVALASASVRVLREYERGVVFRLGRVMDQRGPGLVLLIPAIDRLVRATLRTVTLRIPAQEVITRDNVPVRVTAVTYYRVIDPIRSVVEVEDVLSATMQIAQTTLRSVLGKAELDTLLAERERLNESLQQIIDEQTEPWGVKVTIVEIKDVEIPERMQHALARQAEAERNRRAKVINAEGEFQAAAKLAEAAAVIEPNPVTLQLRTLQALTEMSANQGSTIVFPLELMRALPGLSTNGVRAPLALERQTPAVGSDQLVLRGWAP; this comes from the coding sequence ATCACGATCGTCTTGGTGGTGCTGGTCGTCCTGCTGGTCTGTGCCGTCGCGCTCGCGTCGGCGTCGGTGCGGGTGCTGCGCGAGTACGAGCGCGGCGTCGTCTTCCGGCTCGGGCGCGTGATGGACCAGCGGGGGCCGGGGCTCGTGCTGCTGATCCCCGCGATCGACCGGCTCGTGCGCGCGACGCTGCGGACGGTGACGCTGCGGATCCCCGCGCAGGAGGTGATCACGCGCGACAACGTGCCGGTCCGCGTCACCGCCGTCACGTACTACCGCGTGATCGACCCGATCCGCTCCGTCGTCGAGGTCGAGGACGTCCTCTCCGCGACGATGCAGATCGCACAGACGACGCTGCGCTCGGTGCTCGGCAAGGCCGAGCTGGACACGCTGCTGGCCGAGCGCGAACGGCTCAACGAGAGCCTCCAGCAGATCATCGACGAGCAGACCGAGCCGTGGGGCGTGAAGGTCACGATCGTCGAGATCAAGGACGTCGAGATCCCCGAGCGGATGCAGCACGCGCTCGCGCGTCAGGCGGAGGCGGAGCGCAACCGGCGCGCGAAGGTGATCAACGCCGAGGGCGAGTTCCAGGCCGCCGCGAAGCTCGCCGAGGCGGCCGCCGTGATCGAGCCGAACCCGGTCACGCTCCAGCTGCGCACGCTCCAGGCGCTGACGGAGATGAGCGCCAACCAGGGCTCGACGATCGTCTTCCCGTTGGAGCTGATGAGGGCGCTGCCGGGACTGTCAACGAACGGCGTTCGAGCGCCACTTGCGCTCGAACGGCAGACGCCAGCGGTGGGGAGCGATCAGCTCGTCCTGAGAGGGTGGGCCCCATGA
- a CDS encoding NfeD family protein, translated as MLALGIALVVCGAALLAAEAHVPTGALGLLGGTALAVGAALAISAAGGGLVLVLVGVGAAAVAATAWAGLIAHAALHVQGRRPVSGREALSGRTGVVRSWSAAGGGQVLLDGALWQARPSALEDGGEQLVAGDEVVVERVRGLTLTVRRAEEWEVTS; from the coding sequence ATGCTGGCTCTCGGCATCGCCCTCGTCGTATGCGGCGCCGCCCTCCTGGCGGCGGAGGCGCACGTTCCCACCGGCGCGCTCGGTCTGCTCGGCGGAACCGCGCTCGCCGTCGGCGCTGCGCTCGCGATCTCCGCGGCGGGTGGCGGGCTCGTGCTGGTGCTCGTCGGCGTCGGCGCGGCCGCGGTCGCGGCGACGGCGTGGGCGGGATTGATCGCGCACGCCGCGCTGCACGTCCAGGGCCGCCGCCCCGTCTCCGGCCGCGAGGCGCTCAGCGGGCGCACCGGCGTCGTCCGCAGCTGGAGCGCCGCGGGCGGCGGCCAGGTGCTGCTCGACGGCGCGCTGTGGCAGGCGCGGCCGAGCGCGCTGGAGGACGGCGGCGAGCAGCTCGTCGCCGGCGACGAGGTCGTCGTCGAGCGCGTGCGGGGGCTGACGCTGACCGTCCGCAGGGCGGAGGAGTGGGAGGTGACGTCGTGA
- a CDS encoding DUF6529 family protein, which yields MEDLIETVTRGNPTEVKVVLASVALALGCYQLLLIAVGYGKLRPAFLSGRAASFSHRAVGDAIAVLLVVVALMCVTLFGFEDDAGTHVAAGSGLIAVLAVKVVVVRRSRGSSRALPPLGFAVFALLALTWATSAGQFLGDR from the coding sequence GTGGAGGACCTGATCGAGACCGTCACGCGCGGCAACCCGACCGAGGTCAAGGTCGTGCTCGCGTCGGTCGCGCTGGCGCTCGGCTGCTACCAGCTGCTGCTGATCGCGGTCGGCTACGGGAAGCTGCGTCCGGCGTTCCTGTCCGGCCGTGCCGCGTCGTTCTCCCACCGCGCCGTTGGCGACGCGATCGCCGTCCTGCTCGTCGTCGTCGCGCTGATGTGCGTGACGCTGTTCGGCTTCGAGGACGACGCCGGCACGCACGTCGCCGCCGGCAGCGGGCTGATCGCCGTGCTCGCGGTGAAGGTCGTCGTCGTGCGCCGCTCGCGCGGCTCCAGCCGCGCGCTGCCGCCGCTCGGCTTCGCCGTCTTCGCCCTGCTCGCCCTGACGTGGGCGACCTCCGCCGGCCAGTTCCTGGGGGACCGATGA